The Neorhizobium sp. NCHU2750 genome contains the following window.
GGCAAGCCGCAGGGCCTTTTCCGCCCTTGTCGATGAAGCGGTGGCGCGCAAGGTGGATTTCTTCATCGTTGCCGGCGACGTTTATGATGGCGACTGGAAGGACAACAAGATCGGCCTGTTCTTCAACCGCGAGGTGGCCCGGCTGGAACGTGCCGGCATTCCGGTTTTCCTGTTGAAGGGTAATCACGACGCCGAAAGCGTCATCACCCGGACGATCATGCTGCCGAAGAATGTCAGCGAGTTCCCGACCGCAAGGCCCGGAACTTTCAGGCTGGAGCATCTGAAGGTGGCATTGCACGGCCAGGGCTTTGCCGAACGCTCGGCGAACGAAAATCTGGCGCTGAATTATCCGAAGCCTGAGAGCGGCTGGTTCAATATCGGTGTGCTGCACACGTCGCTCACCGGCCGCGAGCCGCATGCGCCCTATGCGCCATGCTCGCTCGAAGACCTGCGCTCGCGGGGATACGATTACTGGGCACTCGGCCATGTGCATGATTTCGAGATCGTTGCCGAGGACCCGCTCATCGTCTTTCCCGGCAATATCCAGGGCCGGTCGATCCGCGAGCAGGGGGCAAAGGGCGCCCTTCTGGTAACCGTCGAGGACGGCCGCATCAGCCACGAGCGCCTGATCACCGACAGCGCCCGCTTTGCCGAGATGAATATCAGCGTCGAGTCGGAGGATAACGCAGCCCTGATACTGCGCCGTCTCGAACACGCGCTCGATCCGCTCGTCGAAGCGATGGAGGGGCGGCCTCTGGCGCTTCGGGTAAGGATCGCCGGCGCCAGCCGCTTCCGCAACGAGATCCTGGCCCGCGGCGAGGATTTTCGCGACGAGGTGCAGGCCGCCTGCCATCGCGGCCACGCCGATATCTGGCTGGAAAAACTGGAACTGCGTATCGAGGCAGAAGGCGAAGCGTCGTCGGGCGGTAGCGGACTGCTCGGGCTTGACGGCCTTCTGTCCATCGACGGCTTCCCGGCGGAACTGATTGCCGAGGCTGAAGCCCGCATTGCCGAGATCGCAGCCCGTCTGCCGGGGGGCGCTGGCGCAGGCGACCTGCCGCTTGGCGACGCGGTCGATGTGTTGCTGGCCGAAGCGCGGGATCTGTTGATGTCGCGCGCGGCGGAGGCCGGCTGACATGCGTTTCGACCGTCTCGACATCCTGCGCTACGGCGCTTTGACCGATCGCACGCTCACCTTCCGGCCGGGCGCGAAACTGCATATCGTCTACGGGCCGAACGAGGCCGGCAAGTCGTCGGCGCTGTCGGCCATATCGGATCTGCTGTTCGGCTTTCCAGAGCGTACCGCCTACGGCTTCCAGCATGATAGCGCAGCTCTGCGCATCGGTGCGACGCTGACCGCCAGAGACGGACAGGCGCTTTCCTTCCGTCGCCGCAAGGGCCGGCGGAACACGCTTCTGACCAATGCCGAGGCCGAGGAAAATCTGGCCGACGACGCGCTGGCACCGTTCCTCGGCAATCTGTCGCGTGACGTCTTCGAGCGTGCCTTCGGTCTCAATTCCGATTCGCTGCGTGCCGGTGGCGAGACCATGCTGAAGAGCGGCGGCGAGATCGGCAGCCTGCTTTTCTCCGCGGCATCCGGATTGACCGGCCTGTCTGGCCTGCGCAAGTCGCTGGAAGCCGATGCCGACAGCATCTATTCGCAGCGCCGTTCGAAGGATCGCCGCTTCTATCAGGTTCTCGATGCCCATGACGCGGCCCGCAAGGCCGAACGCGACAGCGAGTTGAAGTCCGGCGACTGGAAGGGCCTTCTCAAGGAGGAGGCCGAGATCGCTGCCGATCTCGACGCGGTCCAGCAGGTGCGCGGCGAAACCAAGCGCAGCCTCGATCGCCTGCGTCGGCTGCTCGCACTCGATCCGCTTCTGCGCGAACTGGATTTCGAACGCCAGCGTCTTGCAGAGTTTGCCTTACTCGCTTCCCTGCCGGCCGGCTTCGAGCTTCGCCTCGCCGAATTTCTCGATACGCGGCAGCAAAACGTTGAGGCGCTTGCCGCCGCCGACAAGGAGATGGCAAGGCTTAGCGAAGAGATCGCCGCAATCCATGTGGATGAAGCGCTGCTTGCGCAGGCACCCGCCATCCTTGCCGCCTATGGCCATAGCGGCGTCTATCTCAAGGCGCGCGAGGATATTGCCCGCGTCCGCGGTGAGGTAGACGATTTCGATGGGCGTATCCTGCAGGCAGCCCGGCGGCTCGGCTTTGCCGCTCTTGCCGATCTTGAGCGGGCGCAGCCCGCCGATGCCGATCTCGCTCGGCTTCGGGACCTGGTGGAAAAAGGGGCCGAGCTCGATCGCGATATACGCCAGTTGCGCAAGCGCATCGAGAACGAGGCGGATCAGTTGCGCAAGATGGAGGCCGACCTGCCGCCCGGGCGCCTGATCGACCCGAAACCGTGGAGCGACCAGCTTGCGGCGCTGAGGCCAGATATCGAGGAACTCGCCAATCTCGAAACGCTGAAGGTTCGGGCAGTGAGGGCAAGGACGGATCTCGATGCGGCTGCGGCCCGTCTCGATCCTCCGGTCAGGGATATCGGACTGCTTCTTTCGGTGCCATTGCCGGATATCGAAACGCTTGCCCGTCACCGCCGCCTGATCGAGGCGGAAAGACAGGAAAGTACCCGCGCCAGCCAGAAACTGGCTGACCTGCGCGACGAGGCGTCAGAACTGGCCGGCCAGATCGAACTTCTGGAAGGCGAGGGGCGGATCGTCTCCCGCGACACCATCACCGCCGCCCGCCAGTCGCGTGACGGCATGATCGCCTCCCTTGCGGAAAAACCGTCCAGAGAGGCGTTGCAGCAGGCGATAGCGTCGGCCGGCGATGCCGATGAGCTCGTCGATACAGCTCTTGCCAATGCCGAACGGGTTTCGCGCCATGCTCAACT
Protein-coding sequences here:
- a CDS encoding DNA repair exonuclease — protein: MTSFRFIHAADLHLGSPFQGLALKDADLADLFVEASRRAFSALVDEAVARKVDFFIVAGDVYDGDWKDNKIGLFFNREVARLERAGIPVFLLKGNHDAESVITRTIMLPKNVSEFPTARPGTFRLEHLKVALHGQGFAERSANENLALNYPKPESGWFNIGVLHTSLTGREPHAPYAPCSLEDLRSRGYDYWALGHVHDFEIVAEDPLIVFPGNIQGRSIREQGAKGALLVTVEDGRISHERLITDSARFAEMNISVESEDNAALILRRLEHALDPLVEAMEGRPLALRVRIAGASRFRNEILARGEDFRDEVQAACHRGHADIWLEKLELRIEAEGEASSGGSGLLGLDGLLSIDGFPAELIAEAEARIAEIAARLPGGAGAGDLPLGDAVDVLLAEARDLLMSRAAEAG
- a CDS encoding YhaN family protein, with translation MRFDRLDILRYGALTDRTLTFRPGAKLHIVYGPNEAGKSSALSAISDLLFGFPERTAYGFQHDSAALRIGATLTARDGQALSFRRRKGRRNTLLTNAEAEENLADDALAPFLGNLSRDVFERAFGLNSDSLRAGGETMLKSGGEIGSLLFSAASGLTGLSGLRKSLEADADSIYSQRRSKDRRFYQVLDAHDAARKAERDSELKSGDWKGLLKEEAEIAADLDAVQQVRGETKRSLDRLRRLLALDPLLRELDFERQRLAEFALLASLPAGFELRLAEFLDTRQQNVEALAAADKEMARLSEEIAAIHVDEALLAQAPAILAAYGHSGVYLKAREDIARVRGEVDDFDGRILQAARRLGFAALADLERAQPADADLARLRDLVEKGAELDRDIRQLRKRIENEADQLRKMEADLPPGRLIDPKPWSDQLAALRPDIEELANLETLKVRAVRARTDLDAAAARLDPPVRDIGLLLSVPLPDIETLARHRRLIEAERQESTRASQKLADLRDEASELAGQIELLEGEGRIVSRDTITAARQSRDGMIASLAEKPSREALQQAIASAGDADELVDTALANAERVSRHAQLTLRRRKLDEAIAAAEMSVKESAIAASDAVTEFEDLFHAVPVTPGQPEKMFEWRRAVENLSALSSALNAAEDEQEALRLKEEAIAPALTALADAVGVTSGVLPLRSLARDIARRLDEVTRQWTEGRTLERVRDNSRQGLEKLEADEARLRGEIDVWRSAFSSAASLAGLAEDATMEMAAAALDVWRTLPDLLSERANRDRRVRGMARDMEAFEEEIGALCRTVAADLSSLPADLAGRMLNDRVSVARAAASQRSAHVAALKRIEISRARQLADAESLAAEEAALAATAAVESERLKSVLAGLRQRATLVTTTEQSRNRFLLQAEGADEEEVRNALTDFDRSAAAVEIERLEAEDGRQVNRLAELRAAEADNLRRRQELEKGTGAERAVFDKLAAEQEARELARRWVVLKLAGSLLSHSMENYRERQADPVMSRAGDVFRDLTGGRFLRLVQVYDDSDELQLAVERKSGEQVPLSGLSEGTGDQLYLALRLAFLEDYCRRNEPAPLVLDDIFQTFDDERTAAGLKTLAASSDAFQTVLFTHQASLMEAAGRELGQGVDLIRLDRA